From Fibrobacter succinogenes, the proteins below share one genomic window:
- a CDS encoding KamA family radical SAM protein, which produces MDNSVKTFTHISEFLDYLGKDFAGLTSEMQANLDLTPSFAFNCSKHYADLIKKSSDPVKLLREVLPSKDELIEAPGFVDDPVGDLLAGKSECILQKYENRALIVSTSACGVRCRFCFRRNYPFQDTQNIASEVSNWLDVHTNIWEVILSGGDPLTLGPGPFRDLVEAIAFHPSVTTLRIHTRLPVMRPDLVMQHFELLRELPARFNCVLVVHVNHPDELDEESAAVFAQLKFSGWTLLNQSVMLKGVNDDAETLERLCRKLFEQGVLPYYLHQLDHAKGVAHFEISDERAHELIAQIRTKLPGYLVPKLVREIAGEKSKTPV; this is translated from the coding sequence ATGGACAATTCTGTTAAAACTTTCACGCATATTTCTGAATTTTTAGACTATTTGGGCAAAGATTTTGCAGGTTTGACAAGCGAAATGCAAGCAAACCTAGACCTCACCCCTTCGTTTGCCTTTAACTGTTCCAAGCATTACGCAGACCTTATCAAGAAATCAAGCGATCCCGTCAAACTGCTACGCGAGGTTCTCCCCAGCAAGGATGAACTTATAGAAGCGCCCGGCTTTGTGGATGACCCTGTAGGCGACCTCCTGGCCGGCAAGTCCGAATGCATCTTGCAAAAATACGAGAACCGCGCCCTTATCGTTTCGACATCAGCTTGCGGTGTGCGTTGCCGCTTCTGCTTTAGGCGCAACTACCCCTTCCAGGACACGCAAAATATTGCGAGTGAAGTTTCCAACTGGCTCGATGTCCACACAAACATTTGGGAAGTCATTCTTTCGGGAGGAGACCCGCTCACACTTGGGCCGGGACCGTTCCGCGATCTCGTGGAAGCAATTGCATTCCACCCATCTGTCACGACGCTCCGCATCCACACGAGACTCCCCGTGATGCGCCCCGATCTTGTGATGCAACATTTTGAACTTTTGCGCGAACTCCCCGCACGATTCAATTGCGTGCTCGTGGTACACGTGAACCATCCCGATGAACTCGACGAAGAATCCGCAGCCGTCTTTGCGCAGCTCAAGTTTAGCGGTTGGACGCTTTTGAATCAAAGCGTCATGCTGAAAGGTGTAAACGATGACGCCGAAACACTAGAACGCTTGTGTCGCAAACTTTTTGAGCAAGGCGTTCTTCCCTACTACTTGCACCAACTCGACCACGCAAAAGGTGTCGCCCATTTTGAAATCAGTGATGAACGCGCCCACGAACTCATCGCGCAAATACGCACAAAACTCCCCGGCTACCTCGTACCGAAACTCGTTCGTGAAATTGCCGGTGAAAAAAGCAAAACGCCGGTGTAA
- the efp gene encoding elongation factor P, translating to MGTVSTNEFRKKLKIMVDGQPYEIIENQFVKPGKGQAFNRVRIKNLVTGRTLERTWKSGDTVEEADVTYTEMTYLYNDGSTWYFLNSETQETEEISKEALNGCEVWLLDGATVEVTWWKDPKTMATLPIEVIPPTFVDLMIVDAPPAVQGNTSGNVMREATLETGAKVMIPLFIENNTKIRVDTRDGSYLERAK from the coding sequence ATGGGTACTGTAAGCACCAACGAATTCCGTAAAAAATTGAAAATCATGGTTGATGGTCAGCCGTATGAAATCATCGAAAACCAGTTTGTGAAGCCGGGTAAGGGTCAGGCTTTCAACCGCGTTCGTATCAAGAACTTGGTGACTGGCCGTACTCTCGAACGTACTTGGAAGAGCGGTGATACGGTGGAAGAAGCTGATGTGACCTACACCGAAATGACTTACCTCTACAACGACGGTTCTACTTGGTACTTCCTCAACAGCGAAACTCAGGAAACTGAAGAAATCTCCAAGGAAGCTCTCAATGGCTGCGAAGTTTGGCTCCTCGATGGCGCTACTGTCGAAGTCACTTGGTGGAAGGATCCGAAGACGATGGCTACACTTCCGATCGAAGTTATCCCGCCGACCTTCGTTGACTTGATGATCGTTGACGCTCCTCCGGCAGTTCAGGGCAACACCAGCGGTAACGTGATGCGTGAAGCTACTCTCGAAACTGGCGCTAAGGTGATGATTCCGCTCTTCATCGAAAACAACACCAAGATCCGCGTCGATACTCGCGACGGTTCTTACCTCGAACGCGCAAAGTAA